One genomic region from Jilunia laotingensis encodes:
- a CDS encoding T9SS type A sorting domain-containing protein yields the protein MKRCYLVLFVLLLTIGGFAQSKPLIMYGITDYQLTCLSPNGKWACGAFSNGASAMFAFRWNLMTNEINLLSEGNDETTAFKVSDNGVVVGTFPSKEVSVNKAPIATAGYWKDGKWHLLETLGDGIIDHPDYGGMAYCISRNGEYIGGALYSKDHKFTPVVWKDGKVYKNFDNGYEGSVLTVSNDGKVAGGWCYTKISAGTRVPVLWQDGKEPLYLCPEEDGNFWRSAKALSPDEKLVLYDQNIYNLETGEKSEVPSLSDDTWNFDLYSMTNDRTIVGYESTGEFGSNQYAIIYKDGVTGKLEDYLKEKGVDFSKDGIVLPNPELEGSYFISTCVGISEDGKTFAMMFYDANYDARPMIVKLDENVTTREPVTLKCEQLDGIYATKLTWKAPLANEEGVKGYNVYRNGTKVNTTLLTDTRFVDSNLSKETYNYAVTAVYADTESVKSEETTITLVDKKIESPYNLFARQRGLNDAYLLWSAPMSNLITKKYYELGKDMTGFGGGNVSFESAIRYGQEEMSLYKGYKITSVSFYPMTRQDKWTINIYNNDELIHSEEVTSELKYGQENNIKLNKAVAIPANGDVYIAIKVAVPSKADSYNVMGLVYGNPVPGYSDLVRQDGEKDFYSLYEESLKNGYDFSISWGISMILSPENVDENIDKVNQYNVYVNGTKVGSAQDCTYTLAAQPDGTYTYEVEAAYANGKVSDKVATELSIEKNEKVYKSILSVNVTKSDDSDSKIIAKWEAPIDNDETFITYSGDAMKGGLTGPKQNNYNYMVKAVYDKNKLEGYAGYEVKALRFYPLTDADFTFMIDENGKEVCNQYVENYTLNQWNTVVLEKPFTIQDGVDYDLILDCFDVTPEEAPIGHDGLVPFIGVSDLYSTNEGETFNSVFASNSVSGNWMIGMVISASEGGKLPIEGYNVRIDGVKKNDALLTDTQFTYDFGVKDNDTHRINVDVTYTVVGEKKGNAVFFTLDMLDGIENAQVALIRVFPNPATSYVKVEGGNVESIKAYNTAGQQVAYSETETLNVSSLEAGMYILSIRMDGVEKTAKINVIK from the coding sequence ATGAAGAGATGCTATTTGGTGTTATTTGTTCTGCTGCTGACAATCGGTGGCTTTGCGCAATCTAAACCGTTAATAATGTATGGAATTACAGATTACCAGTTAACCTGTCTTTCACCAAACGGAAAATGGGCTTGTGGAGCTTTTAGTAACGGGGCTTCTGCTATGTTTGCTTTTCGCTGGAATCTAATGACCAATGAGATTAATTTGCTTAGTGAAGGAAACGATGAAACTACCGCGTTTAAAGTTTCGGATAATGGAGTTGTTGTCGGAACATTCCCCAGCAAGGAAGTTAGTGTGAATAAAGCACCAATTGCTACAGCGGGATATTGGAAAGATGGAAAATGGCATCTCCTTGAAACACTTGGTGATGGTATCATTGATCATCCCGATTACGGTGGAATGGCTTATTGCATCAGCCGTAATGGTGAATACATAGGTGGAGCTTTATACTCTAAGGATCATAAATTTACACCGGTTGTATGGAAAGACGGCAAGGTTTACAAGAACTTTGATAATGGGTACGAAGGATCGGTTTTAACAGTCAGCAATGACGGTAAAGTTGCCGGTGGTTGGTGTTATACTAAGATTTCAGCCGGTACACGTGTTCCGGTTCTTTGGCAGGATGGAAAGGAACCACTCTACCTCTGTCCGGAAGAAGATGGAAATTTCTGGCGTTCTGCAAAAGCACTTTCTCCCGATGAAAAGCTAGTTTTATATGATCAGAATATTTATAATCTGGAGACAGGAGAAAAGTCAGAAGTCCCTTCCTTATCTGATGACACTTGGAATTTTGATCTGTATTCTATGACAAATGACCGAACAATTGTCGGTTATGAATCCACTGGTGAGTTCGGCTCTAATCAATATGCCATTATTTACAAAGATGGAGTAACCGGTAAACTGGAAGATTATCTGAAAGAAAAAGGAGTTGACTTTTCGAAAGACGGCATCGTTCTTCCTAACCCGGAGCTTGAAGGTTCCTATTTTATTTCAACGTGTGTGGGAATATCAGAAGATGGCAAAACATTTGCAATGATGTTTTATGATGCAAATTATGATGCTCGTCCAATGATCGTCAAATTGGATGAGAATGTTACGACTCGTGAACCGGTTACGCTCAAATGTGAGCAGTTGGATGGTATTTATGCAACTAAACTGACTTGGAAAGCACCGTTGGCCAACGAAGAAGGAGTGAAGGGATATAATGTTTATCGCAATGGGACGAAAGTTAACACTACTCTTCTGACAGATACTCGTTTTGTCGATTCTAATTTGAGTAAAGAAACTTATAATTATGCCGTAACCGCAGTGTATGCAGATACTGAATCTGTAAAATCTGAGGAAACGACAATTACACTTGTTGATAAGAAGATCGAGTCACCTTATAACCTGTTTGCAAGACAGCGTGGATTGAATGACGCATATTTGCTTTGGAGCGCACCGATGAGCAATCTTATTACTAAGAAGTATTATGAGCTTGGAAAAGACATGACTGGCTTTGGTGGTGGTAACGTTTCTTTCGAATCGGCTATTCGTTACGGTCAGGAGGAGATGTCATTGTACAAAGGCTATAAGATTACTAGCGTATCGTTCTATCCGATGACTCGTCAAGACAAATGGACAATCAATATTTATAATAACGATGAGTTGATCCATTCTGAAGAAGTAACTTCAGAGTTGAAATACGGACAGGAGAATAATATTAAACTGAATAAGGCTGTAGCCATTCCGGCTAATGGCGATGTTTATATAGCAATTAAAGTAGCCGTACCCTCAAAAGCGGACAGTTATAATGTGATGGGACTGGTATATGGTAATCCTGTACCGGGATATAGTGATTTAGTACGTCAGGACGGAGAAAAAGATTTCTATTCACTTTATGAAGAATCCTTGAAGAATGGCTATGACTTTTCCATTTCATGGGGCATTAGTATGATTTTGTCACCGGAGAATGTGGACGAAAACATTGATAAAGTCAACCAGTATAATGTGTATGTGAACGGTACAAAGGTTGGTTCTGCTCAGGACTGCACCTATACTTTGGCTGCTCAACCGGACGGTACGTATACTTATGAAGTAGAAGCTGCTTATGCCAACGGAAAGGTTTCAGACAAAGTCGCTACTGAACTTTCAATTGAGAAAAACGAGAAAGTTTATAAATCAATCTTAAGTGTCAATGTCACCAAGTCAGACGATTCTGATTCTAAGATTATTGCAAAATGGGAAGCTCCTATTGATAATGACGAAACATTTATTACTTACTCCGGTGATGCGATGAAAGGTGGACTGACCGGACCTAAGCAGAACAATTATAATTACATGGTCAAAGCTGTCTATGATAAGAATAAATTGGAAGGTTATGCCGGTTATGAGGTGAAAGCATTGCGTTTTTATCCGTTGACAGATGCTGATTTTACATTCATGATTGATGAAAATGGAAAGGAAGTTTGCAATCAGTATGTTGAAAATTATACCCTTAACCAGTGGAATACTGTTGTATTGGAGAAACCGTTTACCATTCAGGATGGAGTAGATTATGACCTGATTCTGGATTGTTTCGATGTGACTCCGGAAGAAGCTCCGATCGGACATGACGGTCTTGTTCCGTTTATCGGAGTATCGGATTTGTATTCAACGAATGAAGGAGAGACATTCAACTCTGTGTTCGCATCGAATTCCGTATCAGGTAACTGGATGATCGGTATGGTGATCAGCGCCAGCGAAGGAGGTAAACTTCCGATCGAAGGTTATAATGTGCGCATTGACGGTGTGAAGAAGAACGATGCTCTGCTTACAGATACTCAGTTTACTTATGATTTCGGTGTAAAAGACAATGATACCCACCGGATTAATGTGGATGTTACTTATACGGTAGTTGGCGAGAAAAAAGGAAACGCAGTATTCTTTACGCTTGATATGCTGGATGGTATCGAAAATGCCCAAGTGGCATTGATTCGCGTATTCCCGAACCCCGCTACAAGCTATGTGAAAGTAGAAGGAGGCAACGTAGAGTCTATTAAGGCATATAATACGGCCGGACAGCAAGTGGCTTATTCTGAGACGGAAACACTTAACGTATCTTCTTTGGAAGCTGGCATGTATATCTTGAGTATCCGAATGGATGGTGTCGAAAAAACGGCTAAGATCAATGTCATTAAGTAA
- a CDS encoding T9SS-dependent choice-of-anchor J family protein: MNKKLLSIIAVCSCLTVHGQSNTYLQTNFDSGIPNDFTLIDNDETPVNASVYQKVDLSGSWSANQIDEKGNYAAFSFSRCNYDLPSDNWMITPGIQLNSENAYLRWEAKSVHYDYRENYKVMISTTGTALDSFKELLSIDQESYHWKTHVVSLASYAHQNVHIAFVCTSKKKFILAIDNLYVGDLSDVAFETTDESKRFSGDTGTAPVHGKIRNTGKPVELKKINCITAQDTYSQVYEKVSLQPDEEVEFNFQIPVVVNEVSGYKLEAEMGDGSIYSLCEDSIICSYYPRTLLAEKATANWCNSCPTAIPVSNRLKDRYHDEAIVLEVHAYDPIECTPYLTGISRWLQGYPSFIYNRMKDYVQNSMNNDKVLQEALLAPTTAKIDMQVERSEEDNSLLTIHTQTEFAKAYDNASGLYKLGYAIIEKSVQGVVQKNSSSLLQNGEYYFLPYSIPGDIQVYHNVCREGSTAFKGVESSLPEQIETGTNYDFTHSLTIPEEFVQSDNLFAVAFVMNTLTGVVLNATRSDIPSPVSGIGEPARNDEKRITVFKNSGTSYNIRFADQAPYTIELISLDGRVVERQTGTAESSVVTVQYPQYKGCYLMKVNQLNFYITQKIMLY, translated from the coding sequence ATGAATAAAAAATTATTAAGTATTATTGCGGTATGTTCTTGTTTGACCGTACATGGACAAAGCAATACATATCTTCAGACAAATTTCGATAGCGGGATTCCCAATGACTTTACGTTGATTGACAATGATGAAACTCCTGTTAATGCCAGCGTTTACCAGAAAGTTGATTTGAGCGGTAGCTGGTCTGCAAACCAGATAGACGAAAAAGGTAATTATGCTGCTTTTAGCTTTTCACGTTGTAATTATGATCTTCCTTCGGACAATTGGATGATCACCCCGGGTATACAATTAAACTCGGAGAATGCTTATTTGAGATGGGAGGCGAAGTCTGTCCATTATGATTATAGGGAAAACTATAAAGTAATGATCTCGACAACAGGGACAGCTCTTGATAGTTTTAAGGAACTACTTTCTATAGATCAGGAAAGTTATCATTGGAAGACTCACGTGGTTTCTTTGGCATCATATGCCCATCAGAATGTACATATAGCATTCGTATGTACCAGTAAGAAGAAATTTATCTTAGCCATAGACAATCTTTATGTAGGAGATTTATCGGATGTTGCTTTTGAAACGACCGATGAATCCAAGCGTTTTTCAGGTGATACGGGTACGGCACCCGTACATGGCAAGATACGGAATACGGGAAAACCGGTTGAATTAAAGAAGATAAATTGTATAACGGCACAGGATACATATAGTCAAGTTTATGAAAAGGTCTCTTTACAACCTGATGAGGAGGTTGAGTTTAACTTTCAGATTCCTGTGGTTGTAAATGAAGTGTCAGGCTATAAGTTAGAAGCTGAGATGGGTGATGGCAGTATCTATTCCCTCTGTGAGGATAGTATCATTTGCTCTTATTACCCACGTACTTTGCTTGCGGAAAAGGCGACAGCAAATTGGTGTAATAGTTGCCCCACAGCTATTCCTGTATCGAATCGGTTGAAGGACAGGTATCATGACGAAGCTATTGTTCTTGAGGTTCATGCCTACGACCCTATCGAATGTACTCCCTATCTGACGGGAATATCCCGTTGGTTGCAGGGTTATCCTTCATTCATCTACAATCGCATGAAAGACTATGTGCAGAATTCCATGAATAATGATAAGGTTTTGCAAGAAGCTTTGCTTGCGCCAACTACTGCAAAAATCGATATGCAGGTAGAACGTTCGGAAGAGGATAACAGTCTTCTGACTATTCACACACAAACTGAATTTGCAAAGGCTTACGATAATGCTTCCGGATTATACAAACTTGGATATGCCATCATTGAAAAGAGTGTGCAAGGGGTAGTCCAAAAGAATTCTTCCTCTCTGTTACAGAATGGTGAATACTATTTTTTGCCTTATAGTATTCCGGGAGATATACAGGTATATCATAATGTATGCCGGGAAGGTAGTACAGCTTTCAAAGGTGTGGAAAGCAGTTTGCCAGAACAGATTGAAACCGGAACGAATTATGACTTTACGCATTCATTGACCATTCCGGAGGAATTTGTTCAGTCAGATAATCTTTTTGCAGTTGCATTTGTGATGAATACGCTTACCGGAGTAGTTTTGAATGCCACTCGTTCAGATATTCCTTCTCCGGTTTCGGGAATAGGGGAGCCTGCCCGGAATGATGAGAAAAGAATTACAGTCTTCAAAAATAGTGGTACCTCTTATAATATCCGTTTTGCGGATCAGGCACCCTATACCATCGAACTGATCAGTTTGGATGGGAGAGTGGTCGAGAGACAGACAGGAACTGCCGAATCCTCCGTTGTTACGGTTCAGTATCCTCAATATAAGGGTTGTTACCTGATGAAGGTCAACCAATTGAATTTTTATATTACACAAAAGATAATGTTATATTAA
- a CDS encoding T9SS type A sorting domain-containing protein: protein MKKDYRIFSVALLLLGIAMNVVAQTTAYVALKETTNSWDEGNGFNGCVFAFDTTDPATVKDVVFRIDPFDGQYGEEAVFVQAGTSADDKYYAMCKSEYDTESTFCTLNFATGARTKLSDNYSTLDDMAYIASSKVLYGVQYVSGKEAYTTLSSINAGTGELTSVFDIPNVQIAGIATDGDQKLYGVALEKNEDGKMDVSLYLIDPVKKEAKELYHAIGTVGSSYSYTSDFNEGKLYFISGASFATIDPVKGTMTVSETKLPKTALVGLCFTASSADGVAGGGDEPDPSVPVTRVSVEETWGDILGEEEGQLTGRNVTYYDANNNPIRKCMYGKLLGQSDWQISRYTTYIYNDEKQLIQTSSEQYGLYDGEDLAFKASTDTVAYEYDDAGRLVKETTVNSGVYISYEYDDANNLVKKIRWNPDRYDEYEGDYYVMESNEYSDFKAPNCPQTIKSDGAFESYKSLSYVTYDADNNKISTKKYDISGETLQKAEYWTYEEGRLVLYEQKKIKKVGETYEEQDNQKTVYSLDDDNPNRIKREVFSYSDGKWIGQTQYTVTESSEYSSLFATELSLALVPDEINTVKLTFTLPNVPSSGSMAFDVYRHGMFVARVLPSDQGAYDPDTQTISYVDREVKNGLYDYFVQTILLSELGDEEQAFNVSNVAQQKVYVELPAVTNIHYVSHVTEDGLYKVKIAWDEPENLPAELGFQKYNVFVKGFAMPENLGEEDLTATSYDVTFGDASSETSTSKEITIQSIFKFGKVKSEPKVVSISDIQGLEENGINDLIQVNGNQITINNENASVEIIALNGAVLNSYQNVKTVDLSTLDKGIYLAKVVCDGKTYVIKLIK from the coding sequence ATGAAAAAAGATTACCGAATTTTTAGTGTTGCTCTTCTTTTATTAGGAATAGCAATGAATGTGGTAGCTCAGACAACTGCTTATGTTGCCCTGAAAGAAACGACAAATTCCTGGGATGAAGGAAACGGGTTTAACGGATGTGTCTTTGCTTTCGACACTACCGATCCTGCTACGGTGAAAGATGTCGTATTCAGGATAGACCCTTTTGACGGGCAATATGGTGAAGAAGCTGTTTTTGTTCAGGCAGGAACAAGCGCTGATGATAAGTATTATGCAATGTGTAAGTCGGAATATGATACCGAAAGTACATTCTGTACATTAAATTTCGCTACAGGTGCGAGAACTAAATTGAGTGACAATTATTCTACTTTGGATGACATGGCCTACATCGCATCAAGCAAAGTATTATATGGTGTTCAATACGTTTCTGGTAAAGAAGCTTACACAACCCTTTCATCGATCAATGCCGGAACCGGTGAGCTTACTTCGGTTTTTGATATTCCAAATGTTCAGATTGCCGGTATCGCTACGGACGGTGATCAGAAATTGTACGGTGTGGCATTGGAAAAGAATGAGGATGGTAAAATGGATGTATCCCTCTATCTCATCGACCCGGTAAAAAAGGAAGCTAAAGAATTGTATCATGCGATCGGCACAGTAGGTTCTTCCTATTCATATACATCGGATTTTAATGAAGGTAAGCTTTATTTCATTTCAGGTGCAAGTTTCGCTACTATTGATCCTGTAAAAGGAACAATGACTGTATCGGAAACAAAACTGCCGAAAACAGCATTGGTAGGTCTCTGTTTTACCGCATCGTCCGCTGATGGCGTTGCCGGTGGTGGTGATGAACCCGATCCATCCGTTCCCGTGACAAGAGTAAGTGTGGAAGAAACATGGGGAGACATTTTGGGTGAAGAAGAAGGACAGCTTACCGGAAGAAATGTTACCTATTATGATGCTAATAACAACCCGATCCGTAAATGTATGTATGGCAAACTATTGGGACAAAGTGATTGGCAGATTTCAAGATATACTACTTATATCTACAATGATGAAAAACAATTGATCCAAACCAGTTCTGAACAATACGGACTTTATGATGGTGAAGATCTTGCATTTAAAGCTTCTACCGATACGGTTGCTTATGAATATGACGATGCAGGTCGATTGGTTAAAGAAACTACTGTGAATAGTGGTGTGTATATTTCTTATGAATATGATGATGCCAACAATCTTGTTAAGAAGATCAGATGGAATCCGGATCGTTATGATGAGTACGAAGGAGATTACTATGTAATGGAGTCTAATGAATATTCAGATTTCAAAGCACCGAACTGTCCGCAAACGATAAAAAGTGACGGAGCGTTTGAAAGCTATAAGAGTCTTTCTTATGTAACGTATGATGCTGATAATAATAAGATAAGTACTAAAAAATATGACATAAGTGGTGAGACTTTGCAGAAAGCTGAATATTGGACTTACGAAGAGGGTCGTTTGGTATTGTATGAACAGAAGAAGATAAAGAAAGTAGGTGAAACATACGAAGAACAAGATAATCAGAAAACAGTTTATTCGCTTGATGATGATAATCCGAACCGTATAAAAAGAGAGGTATTTTCATATTCTGATGGAAAATGGATTGGCCAAACTCAATATACCGTTACCGAGTCCTCAGAATATAGCTCATTGTTTGCTACGGAATTGTCTTTAGCATTGGTTCCTGATGAAATCAATACCGTGAAACTAACGTTTACTTTACCGAATGTTCCGTCAAGTGGCAGCATGGCTTTTGACGTATATCGTCACGGTATGTTCGTAGCTCGCGTTCTTCCGTCTGATCAGGGTGCTTACGATCCGGATACACAAACGATTTCATATGTCGATCGTGAAGTAAAGAATGGTCTTTATGACTATTTCGTACAAACTATATTGCTTTCCGAACTGGGGGATGAAGAGCAAGCTTTCAATGTTTCCAATGTTGCACAGCAAAAAGTATATGTTGAATTACCTGCTGTAACAAACATACACTATGTTTCTCATGTCACGGAAGATGGACTTTATAAAGTAAAAATAGCTTGGGATGAACCTGAAAATTTGCCTGCTGAGTTAGGATTCCAAAAATATAATGTATTTGTCAAAGGCTTTGCAATGCCTGAAAATCTGGGTGAAGAAGATTTGACGGCAACTAGCTATGATGTTACATTTGGCGATGCATCTTCAGAAACTTCAACAAGTAAAGAAATTACCATCCAATCCATATTCAAGTTTGGTAAAGTAAAATCCGAGCCGAAAGTTGTTTCTATTTCCGATATCCAAGGTCTTGAAGAGAATGGAATCAATGATCTTATCCAAGTAAACGGTAACCAGATAACAATCAATAATGAAAATGCTTCTGTTGAAATTATTGCTTTGAATGGTGCTGTATTGAACAGTTATCAGAATGTGAAGACGGTCGATCTTTCTACATTGGATAAAGGTATCTATCTGGCAAAAGTCGTTTGTGACGGTAAGACATATGTTATTAAACTGATTAAATAA
- a CDS encoding AraC family transcriptional regulator produces the protein MRTIFTLFIGLLIAVSTNGQSSDKYNEIYELLKFLPSQKLITDGDEYYEKQVLDSALICYTLVSSRYTKEMPAPHKRLCAHAYHYSGNIHYVMYNYVQAQTMYFKALEICQESGDSLQLPRIYNNLGNVYAVFGDFKKGRDYYTKAYDGARSSSDKELKIKILNNLLGLYSNVRDSENLEYYLDLCEQLQKEDSVKSIFNYLAKGWISQLKGNPRQAVKYQKQALWLADSLKLPPQYACSALNNISEAFSDMQRYDSVEYYLKKCADIAIQEGLLDVQGNVYRELSEIYSNRNDIKSFFHYSKLYQQINDSIRSMQGYRSISNIEFLFEVNRLNRFITGMQTEQTLKEVRLKNQQQIMNVILVAFFIAVSLLIAVYLQKRKLQHSYREIFMRNKEIIESEKQAKEHYKVFQNEIQKKDLEIAQLQGEIRQTLPANEEYVSDNMVDDDDITEDMPAKYQGSSLTKEQKDRLLSSINKLMDTTLEFCNPDFTLERMAALTKSRPKYVSQVINETYGKNFNRYVNEYRIKEARLRLTDITNYGNYTVKAIAQSVGFRSNSNFNTLFKELTGITPSMYQEMANS, from the coding sequence TTGAGAACAATTTTTACATTATTCATTGGATTATTGATTGCTGTAAGTACCAATGGTCAGTCTTCTGATAAATATAATGAAATATATGAATTATTGAAATTCCTTCCATCTCAGAAATTGATTACTGATGGAGATGAATATTATGAGAAGCAGGTTTTGGATAGTGCATTGATTTGTTATACACTTGTAAGCAGCAGATATACGAAGGAGATGCCCGCACCTCATAAACGTCTGTGTGCCCATGCTTACCATTACTCCGGCAATATTCATTATGTCATGTACAATTATGTACAGGCGCAAACTATGTATTTTAAGGCACTCGAGATTTGTCAGGAATCCGGTGACAGCTTGCAACTTCCACGTATTTATAATAATTTGGGGAACGTCTATGCTGTATTCGGTGATTTTAAAAAGGGAAGGGACTATTATACGAAAGCTTATGACGGTGCCAGAAGCTCATCGGACAAAGAATTGAAAATAAAAATCCTGAATAATCTGCTTGGCTTGTACAGTAATGTGCGTGATAGTGAAAACCTCGAGTATTATTTGGATCTCTGTGAGCAGTTGCAAAAGGAAGATTCTGTAAAGAGTATCTTTAATTATTTAGCCAAGGGCTGGATAAGTCAGTTGAAAGGTAATCCCCGCCAAGCGGTCAAGTACCAAAAGCAAGCGTTGTGGCTTGCCGACTCTTTAAAATTGCCCCCCCAATATGCTTGTTCGGCATTAAATAACATTTCGGAAGCTTTTAGTGATATGCAGAGGTATGATTCTGTTGAATATTACCTAAAGAAATGTGCCGATATTGCCATACAAGAGGGACTATTGGATGTTCAAGGTAATGTTTATCGTGAATTGTCGGAGATATATAGCAATCGGAACGATATTAAAAGTTTCTTCCATTATTCAAAATTATATCAGCAAATCAATGACTCCATACGAAGTATGCAGGGGTATCGTAGCATCAGCAACATTGAATTCCTCTTTGAAGTGAATCGTCTGAATAGGTTTATCACCGGAATGCAAACAGAACAGACGCTGAAGGAGGTACGTTTAAAGAATCAACAGCAAATAATGAATGTCATTTTGGTCGCTTTTTTCATAGCCGTCTCTCTATTGATAGCCGTATACTTGCAAAAACGAAAATTACAGCACAGTTACCGGGAAATCTTTATGCGAAATAAAGAGATCATTGAATCGGAAAAACAAGCTAAGGAGCATTATAAGGTTTTTCAGAATGAAATTCAGAAGAAAGACCTTGAAATTGCACAACTTCAGGGAGAAATCCGACAAACTTTGCCGGCTAATGAAGAATACGTGTCAGACAACATGGTCGATGATGACGACATCACAGAAGATATGCCTGCGAAATATCAGGGAAGTTCGTTGACGAAAGAGCAGAAAGACAGGCTTTTGAGTTCTATAAATAAATTGATGGACACTACACTTGAATTTTGTAATCCGGATTTTACCCTTGAAAGGATGGCGGCACTGACGAAATCGAGACCTAAATATGTATCTCAAGTGATCAATGAAACTTATGGAAAAAATTTCAACCGCTATGTCAATGAATACAGGATAAAAGAAGCACGGTTACGGCTTACGGATATTACGAATTATGGAAACTATACGGTGAAGGCGATCGCACAAAGTGTAGGTTTCAGGTCGAATAGTAATTTCAATACATTGTTTAAAGAATTGACAGGTATTACCCCATCTATGTATCAGGAAATGGCAAATAGTTAA